The window ATTAAGGACAATAATTATATACAACTTAAGACTTTTTTGCAATCTAATTAtgtgtattttttaaaaaaattaattatagaCAGTTACAACTATATAGCATATAGGTTCAAAATATTCGTAGATATAACAcataatacaaaatttaaatttagtttttgtttttatcgGTGATAATCTATATCACTATTAAAAGTCTTTGACAATAGAGTTTGTTAgtaacaaattttattatatttataatttttttataaatattttcataaacttaattattattcttaaaaatgATACCCAATACAATTATCCATGCATATACCTCATGCCTTCGATCCAACCCGAAAAAGGCTCCTTGTAAGTACTTGTAACAATGGTGGGTCGTATAATAATCAAAGGTAGATTGTGTTTTAGGTCATTGATCAGCATCTCACCCATTGCTTTGGTAAATACATATGTATTTGGCCATCCATATTCATTTGCCCTAATTAATTaccatataattattaatacaaaaagaataaatttcaatatgatttattaaataataagcTTAATAATTAATTCATATATATACCTTTGGATTCCCAAGTCTTTCATGGCTATTGTTACATCTTTTTCAGAAGCTCCATTAGCTTTAAGTTGCTTTAATCTTTGTTCTATTATTCTTTGTTCTATTTCAATGTTCAATCCTTCAGTCCCATTAAGAGACTCTCCCAATTTATGTGGGGTTTCTAAGATAAATCCTTCTTTTTCTCCTGAGATATATGCTgccaaaaaaaatataatacacattctcaaattattatttttaacataagatttttttaaaaaaaaattgaataaggaaattaaaattaaagagaGACAAAAATTGTtaagttaaattataaaaataaaaataaaaaagcccCTTCGTCGTTTATATACAAAATACTCGTATGTTCAAAAGTTGGTAATAAACGTCTTGGAAATAATACTTTTGGGTAAAAATTCTTTAAAGTTTTGGACAAAATATTTAGATACGAAATGATGTGATAGTGATCGACCTAAAGCAATGGCCTCGATTTGTATATTTCAAGAATTCATTACATTTAAAACTTTTATAAAAGTTGAGGAGTAATGTTTTCTAAACAAATAAGATAGTTTAATGGTTTTGTTAtagattaaataataataatgtatggataaaaataataataataataataataatgtatggGTATATATACTAACCAGTGGATACATGAACAAGAAGTTTGAAATTAGGGCACTGCTTTGCAAAGTTGACAACATGTTTAGCTCCCAAGGTATTGGTGCCAAGTGCTACATCATATCTTATTTCCAatgcaaaaaaaagaaaaaaaaattgttgctACATCGTCATATCTCTATTTAAAGGAAATATAGCGTTTCTAATTATgcaaataacaaaattaatttgatATGGAATGTTTGTGCATTAATGAATATAAAAAGTAGTCAACATGTTGACATCAATCAACACCTACTGTTATCAGTATTTACATATAATCTATTATCTATAGTAGGGAGACCTGATCAACATTTTTATCCCAATAATTTATGTAGTTACCAATAATGTTGATAATGAATAACTTTTGACCCATgagtttaaaaattttaaattttgtctCACAAAAACTGATGTGACAATAACTTGTAAAATAGtgttatatataatataatgttaATAAGTTGAGTTTCAACTATGTTTTTGGTGTACGTTCGGTTCATTAGCTTTTTCGTTAAGACAAAGGTTTGATGAAAATAATTGAAGCCCATCTGCAGCCCAAACCGTATCGAATCAAAATGTATATATTAGATTGCATTTAATCGGTGTACCCTGAAATTAATTATAAAGTTAAGGGatgttttatataatttaagtTGATAGGGTTTGGTACCTTTCATTAAATTTGGTCGTTGCAGCCAAATTAATGATTATTTGTACATTATGCTTTATCTCTTCGACCAAAGTTGAATCTTCTAATCCCATATCTGAGACTGAAATATCACTTGATACAACGCTAACTTTTTCTGAAATAAATCTGTCCAAATTTGCACCCCATTTCTTCTTCAACACTTTAAACAAATCCTTCCCCATCACCTATATGCtcaaaatttaaacaataataataaaaacaacaacaataataaacaTATTCAACCATATGTATCAAAAAAAGCAAAGTATATATGTCAATTGTACCTCATTACAGAAACGTTGCATGGCTGTAGTTTCATCGGTTGCCCTTAGCAGTAGATAGAGTTTTTTCACATTTGGTTGAATCCTAAGTATTTTCTCTAACAAAACTATATTTTGAAATAtgttaataatatttttatcactttttttctaaaagaaaaggTAAGAACTGAgacaataatataattaattattatacatACTCTTTGCTAGAAACCCAGTGGAACCAGTGATCAAAATGGTCTTGTTCTCAAGAAACCCAATTGCATTTCCACTTTCTTCCATGAGAATATTTTTTGTGTGTATTATTTTATGTTCACAAATGAGTGTTTGTGTGTGAGAATCTGTATATAAAGCAATTTTGGATGCATATATATAATGGTTGATTGGCAAGTTGCATGTGCTATAGTTATAATAAATGGCCCCAAAgtgaaattataaaaataatataatatataatgcaTGTTATCtcaataaaaattttaaatttattaacacAATAAAAATTAATGCCTAAGTTGAAAACAAACCCCATCTCATTTATGGTGTTTAAAGACGACCATGCATTAATTCATTTGTTGAGAGATATAGGGTTGGTTTTCATTTATTGGCCCAAACCCTTTTTGATTCTTtagggaaaaaaaatgaaataggtTAATTTattgggatagttgcaaatgtagcaattatattcaaaataattaagtatatagcaacattttaaaaaattgtaaatataacaaaaattttcaaaatctatcaatgatatgagtctatcactgataaaccatgtagcaaatgttggtctatcactgataaaccataagagtctatcaacgatagaagtgtatcactgatagattttgctatatttgcaatttttttaaaatattgctacatacttaataattattctaaaaattgctacctattataattaccctaattTTAAGTGGACATATTTTCAAGTGTATTGAatttatctatatatattatgtGTTTGCTTTTTCTTATATATGGTTGGGATATCAGGTTAGTTTGGACTAGAGGGTATAATCGACTTTAGACAAGTTTGTAGACTGTTCGTTTAAAAACAGGACAAAAATCGAGTCAAAAACTATCTTCCTTCACCCAATTTGTGATTGAAGAACAAATATTGGGAAAAGGCATGACTGAGGCCAAGCCTCCCCATTTGATGAATAAGTCGTGCATTTGTCTAGTTAGTTTAACGATAAGCGTGAAAGGTTTTTTCTTTGTCTAGTTAGAATAATTCCATCTTTGTTTAGTTAGAATAATTCCtaaatattgttttatttttccatttctatttGCTGGTTTGTAGCTAAAGTGGGGTTCTATTTTTAGATTATTTTTGTTCACTTATTTACCTGTTTTGATGAATAATAATATTGAAGTGAAAGTGCAAATTGTTTTTATGTGCTTTCAATCTCAACATTCTGGTATCAGAGCCAGGCCAGGTTGGATATTGTGTGGAGCAACAGTCTTTAAGATTTTTGCAGcagcaaaagaaaaatgacTACGGAAAATAATGAAGGAAGTTTTATACAACCAGCCATTCCACGCTTTAATGGTCACTGTGATCACTGGAGCATGTTTATGGAAAACTTTCTTCGATCCAAGGAATATTGGGAGTTGGTAGAACCTGGATATATTGAACCAGCTAGCAGGTCATTGCAGACGGATGCtcaaaggaagaaaaattatGAAATGAAGTTGAAGGACTTGAAAGTAAAAAATTATCTTTTCCAAGCCATTGATCGCACAATTCTAGAGATCATTCTCAATAAAAATACTGCAAAAGAAATATGGGATTCTATAAAGAAAAAGTATGAAGGAAATGCAAGAGTCAAGCGGTCTTATCTTCAAGCTATTCGTAGAGAATTTGAAATTCTTGAGATGAAGTCTGGTGAAGGGGTGACAGAGTACTCCAGAGTCATGACTGTGGCAAATAAGATGCGAATTTATGGTGAAGATATGCAAGATGTAAAAGTAGTTGAAAAAATCCTACGCTCCTTGACTGACAACTTTAATTATATTGTTTGTTCTATTGAAGAGTCAAAAGATACCAACACTCTCATTATTGATGAATTACAATGTTCTTTAATAATACATGAACAAAAGTTTCAACAACGAGGTGGAGAGGAGCAAGCCTTGAAAGTGACAAATGATGAAGGAAGAGGTCGTGGTAGTGGCAGCTacagaggaagaggaagaggtcGGGGAACTTTCAACAAAGCCAATATGCAGTGTTATCGATGCCAAAAATTTGGACATTTTCAATATGAATGTTCTGAAAACAAAGAAGCAAACTATGTTGAGAAGAAGAAATGCTTTTGATGTCTTACGAGAAAAAACATGGAGTTCAAAGAGAAGATACATGGTTTCTTGATTCCGGGTGTTCAAATCATATGTGTGGTGATCGATCAATGTTTAGTGATCTCAATGAAGATTTTCGACATTCAGCAAAACTGGGAAACAACACTAGAATGAATGTAATGGGCAAAGGAAATGTAAAGTTACTCATAAATGGAGTTAATTAATCACGTTGTTACTGAGGTATATTACATTCCAGATTTAAGTAGCAACCTATTGAGCATAGGACAGTTGCAAGAAAAAGGAATGTCGATTTTGATCAAGGGAGGAGAGTGCAAAATATTTCATCCAAAGAAGGGTTTGATTATTCAGATCAAGATGAGCAACAATAGGATGTTTACTTTGCAAGCTCAAACTCAAATATCTCCTCAAACACACTCCTACTTCAAATAGCAATAAGAGGTACATTTTGCTATTTATTGATGATTACACTAGAAAAGCATGGGTTTACTTTTTGGTGGAAAAGTCAGaatcttttaattatttcaaatatttcaaatctatggttgaaaaagaaattgagcTGCCTATTAAATGTTTACGTACTAATAGAAGGGGAGAAGTTAATTCAATTGAGTTAAGTGATTTTTGCAAACAAAGTGGGATCAAAAGGCAACTAACGGCCGTTTATACTCCTCAACCAAACGGGGTCacagaaagaaaaaatagaagtATAATGaacatggttcgttcaatgtTGTCAGAGAAGAAGATACCCAAAACTTTTTGGTCGGAGGCAGTAAATTGGACTATTCATGTCCTGAATAGATGTCCAACCTTGGTTGTCCAAGATGTCACTCCTGAGGAGGCTTGGAGTGGATTAAAACCATCAGTGGATCATTTAGACTTTTTGGTTGCATAGCACATGCACATGTCCCGGATGCAAGAAGAACGAAGCTTGATGATAAAAGTATTTCTTGTTTATTGCTTGGAGTTAGTGAGGAGACAAAAGGCTACAGATTATATGATCCCATTAATAAAAAAGTTTTTGTGAGTAGAGATGTTttgtttgaagaagaaaaacaatgggATTGGGATGCAAAAAAAAATAGCATCAGTACACTTAGATTTAAGTGATGGAGATGGTGctaatgaagaagaagatataAATGAGAGTGCAAACGAGATTGATAACGATGAAGAGATAAGAGATGAGGAAGTTACTGAACAAAGTGTTAGAGATGAAGGTCATGGTTTTAGTGAAGGTGAACAAAGTGTTAGAGATGTAAGACAATCTTGTAAAAGGCATCCTCCTACATTGATGGGTGAATATGTTAGCGGAGAAGGTTTATCAGAGGATGAAGCTCTTATGGCACTAGGAGTATCAACTGATCCAATATGCTTTGAGGATGTTGTACAGAACGAAAATTGGAGATTGGCAATGGATAATGAAATTAAATCCATTGAGAAGAATAAAACATGGACACTCATTGAGCTACCAAGTGGAGCTAAAAGGATTGGAGTAAAATGGGTGTACAAAACCAAATACAATGAACATGGAAAAGTTGATAAGAACAAGGCTCGGTTGGTTGCTAAGGGTTACTCTCAACAACATGAAATAGATTACACAAAAGTTTTTGCACCGGTGGCTAGGATGGATACAATAAGGATGATTGTTGCTCTTGCTGCACAAAAGGATTGGAAGATTTTTCAACTTGATGTCAAGTCGGCTTTCCTTCATGGTGAATTGAATGAAGATGTCTATGTAGAGCAGCCAAAAGGGTATCAAAAGAAGGGAAAGGAGCACTTGGTTTTCAAATTACACAAAGCTttatatggattaaaacaagccCCACAAGCTTGGTTTAGTCGAATTGAAGCACATTTCCTTAATGAAGGATTTCAAAGCTGCAATAGTGAACAAACATTATTCACCAAGAGAAGCATGGAAGGAAAAATAATCATTGTAAGTGtctatgttgatgatttaatttTTACTGGTGATGGTGAAGCTATGttgattgaatttaaaaattccATGATGCGAGAATTTGATATTTCTGATTTGGAAAAAATGAGATTTTTTCTTAGTATTGAAGTGTTGCAAAAGACTGATGGTATTTTTATATGTCAAAGAAAATATGCATTAGAAGTTTTAAAAAGGTTTGGCATGTTGGAAAGTAATCTAGTGAGTAGTCCAATAGTTCCTGGCTTCAAATTGAGTAAGAATGGAAATGGGATCACCGTTGATGATACACACTACAAGTAACTGGTACGAAGTCTAATGTATCTTACTGCCACTAGACTTGACATGATGTTTGCTACTTGTCTCATAAGTAGGTACATGGAGATGCCAACAGAAGTTTGTTTGCATTCAGCTAAAAGAGTTGTTCGATACTTAAAAGGGATCGTGAATTATGGAATCCATTACAAAAAAGGAGGAAAATGTCAATTGTTGGCATATATAGATAGTGACTATGCTGGAGATATGGAAGATCGAATGTTCAAAAAAACAGCCAGTTGTGACTTTATCTACCACTAAAGCTGAATTTGTAGCTACTGCAGTTTGTGCCTGTCAAGGAGTTTAGATGAAGAGAATTTTGAAGGAGAAGGGTTTCTGTGATGAAGGTTGTACAACTGTATTATGTGACAATAGTTCAACTATCAAGTTGTCTAAAAATCCCATTATGCATGGACGGAGCAAGCATATTGATGTGATCAGATTTTATTTTCTAAGAAATCTTACTAAAGATGGTGTAGTTGAATTGATTGATTGTGGAAGCCAAGAACAAGTTGCAGACATCATGACCAAACCATTAAAACTGGAAGTTTTTAAAAGGCTTTGAAGGTTGCTGGGAGTTCATAAGATTTTAGATAAAAACTAATTGCTTCAAAGCATTTAGTTTAAGTGAGGGAAtgaaagggttttttttttttagttagaaTAATTCCTATTATTCAGGGATATTGCAGTTTGATTTCATTTTTCCGTTTCCACTTGCTGGTTTGTAGCTAAAGTGGAGTTCTATTTTTAgattatttttgttcatttatttACCTATTTTGATGAGTAATAATATTGAAGTGAAAGTACAAATTGTTTTTGTGTGCTTTCGATCTCAACAAAGCCAAAATTATATTCTAGTTAG is drawn from Cucumis melo cultivar AY chromosome 11, USDA_Cmelo_AY_1.0, whole genome shotgun sequence and contains these coding sequences:
- the LOC103497951 gene encoding fatty acyl-CoA reductase 3-like isoform X1, which translates into the protein MEESGNAIGFLENKTILITGSTGFLAKILLEKILRIQPNVKKLYLLLRATDETTAMQRFCNEVMGKDLFKVLKKKWGANLDRFISEKVSVVSSDISVSDMGLEDSTLVEEIKHNVQIIINLAATTKFNERYDVALGTNTLGAKHVVNFAKQCPNFKLLVHVSTAYISGEKEGFILETPHKLGESLNGTEGLNIEIEQRIIEQRLKQLKANGASEKDVTIAMKDLGIQRANEYGWPNTYVFTKAMGEMLINDLKHNLPLIIIRPTIVTSTYKEPFSGWIEGMRTIDNFIVGYAKGKLTFIPCDTNSIIDMIPADMVVNTIIATMMMHKLQPPYQTTIYHIGSSMRNPIKPGDLLRFTCQYFIKKPWFNGDGNAIKVKEITTFNNFASFHRYITIRYLIFLKVLELVNKASCNCLEDKYNDLKRKLNWVMRQVQLYRPYFFFKARFDDTNLEKLGRATQHNETNRETLFFDPKDINWENYFLNVHIPGLVKLIHENHTHRPS
- the LOC103497951 gene encoding fatty acyl-CoA reductase 3-like isoform X4 is translated as MEESGNAIGFLENKTILITGSTGFLAKILLEKILRIQPNVKKLYLLLRATDETTAMQRFCNEVMGKDLFKVLKKKWGANLDRFISEKVSVVSSDISVSDMGLEDSTLVEEIKHNVQIIINLAATTKFNERYDVALGTNTLGAKHVVNFAKQCPNFKLLVHVSTAYISGEKEGFILETPHKLGESLNGTEGLNIEIEQRIIEQRLKQLKANGASEKDVTIAMKDLGIQRANEYGWPNTYVFTKAMGEMLINDLKHNLPLIIIRPTIVTSTYKEPFSGWIEGMRTIDNFIVGYAKGKLTFIPCDTNSIIDMIPADMVVNTIIATMMMHKLQPPYQTTIYHIGSSMRNPIKPGDLLRFTCQYFIKKPWFNGDGNAIKVKEITTFNNFASFHRYITIRYLIFLKVLELVNKASCNCLEDKYNDLKRKLNWVMRQVQLYRPYFFFKARFDDTNLEKLGRATQHNETNRETLFFDPKDINWENYFLNVHIPGLVKYVLK
- the LOC103497951 gene encoding fatty acyl-CoA reductase 3-like isoform X5 — translated: MEESGNAIGFLENKTILITGSTGFLAKILLEKILRIQPNVKKLYLLLRATDETTAMQRFCNEVMGKDLFKVLKKKWGANLDRFISEKVSVVSSDISVSDMGLEDSTLVEEIKHNVQIIINLAATTKFNERYDVALGTNTLGAKHVVNFAKQCPNFKLLVHVSTAYISGEKEGFILETPHKLGESLNGTEGLNIEIEQRIIEQRLKQLKANGASEKDVTIAMKDLGIQRANEYGWPNTYVFTKAMGEMLINDLKHNLPLIIIRPTIVTSTYKEPFSGWIEGMRTIDNFIVGYAKGKLTFIPCDTNSIIDMIPADMVVNTIIATMMMHKLQPPYQTTIYHIGSSMRNPIKPGDLLRFTCQYFIKKPWFNGDGNAIKVKEITTFNNFASFHRYITIRYLIFLKVLELVNKASCNCLEDKYNDLKRKLNWVMRQVQLYRPYFFFKARTFLSLGERILAMILYKDVVKLIDLMTPT